From Antennarius striatus isolate MH-2024 chromosome 14, ASM4005453v1, whole genome shotgun sequence, the proteins below share one genomic window:
- the serinc2 gene encoding serine incorporator 2 isoform X1, with amino-acid sequence MGACLALGSLASCASCLCGTGTCLLSSCCPSAYNSTMSRLAFSFLLLLGTFVSVIMILPGMEDHLKRIPGFCVGGSTLIGIENKVNCDIIVGYKSVYRMCFAMACFFFLFAVIMIRVRSSKDPRATIQNSFWFFKFLLLVGIAVGAFFIPDDTFTAVWYYFGVVGSFIFIIIQLILLVDFAHSWNQSWLEKAEEGNTKCWFAALLTVTLVNFALAFTAVVLFYVFYTQPDDCTEHKVFISLNLIFCIIVSIVSILPKVQEAQPSSGLLQASLISLYTMYVTWSAMSNNPNRNCNPSLLSLVQSNGPTPTAPSPTQAPHVQWWDAQGIVGLIIFLFCTLYASIRSSNNAQVNKLMQTEEGQGLTVSEAPVGEDGVRRAIDNEEESVTYSYSFFHFCLFLASLYIMMTLTNWYKPDDNTQTMKTSMPAVWVKICSSWLGLAIFLWTLVAPLVLPGRDFT; translated from the exons atgggtGCTTGTTTAGCACTGGGTTCCCTTGCCAGCTGT GCATCCTGTTTGTGTGGCACAGGGACCTGCCTCCTGTCATCATGCTGCCCGTCAGCATACAACTCCACCATGAGCcgactggccttctccttcctGTTGCTGCTGGGGACATTCGTGTCTGTCATTATGATTCTCCCAGGCATGGAGGACCATCTTAAACGG ATTCCAGGTTTCTGTGTTGGAGGCAGTACCTTAATTGGAATAGAAAACAAGGTTAACTGTGACATCATAGTCGGATACAAGTCGGTGTACCGCATGTGCTTCGCCATGGcttgcttcttcttcctctttgccGTCATCATGATCCGCGTGCGCAGCAGCAAAGACCCCCGAGCCACCATCCAAAATAG TTTCTGGTTCTTCAAGTTCCTGTTGTTGGTTGGCATAGCTGTGGGAGCTTTTTTCATTCCAGATGACACATTTACTGCAG TATGGTATTACTTTGGAGTGGTGGGctctttcatcttcatcatcatccaacTCATCCTACTGGTGGATTTTGCACATTCCTGGAATCAGTCCTGGCTGGAGAAGGCAGAGGAAGGAAACACCAAGTGCTGGTTTGCAG CTCTGCTGACCGTCACCTTGGTCAACTTTGCGTTGGCTTTCACAGCTGTTGTTCTTTTCTATGTGTTTTACACCCAACCTGATGACTGTACGGAGCACAAGGTCTTCATCAGCCTCAATTTGATATTCTGCATCATTGTGTCCATCGTTTCTATTCTTCCCAAAGTTCAG GAGGCTCAGCCCAGTTCAGGCCTGCTCCAGGCCTCCCTGATCTCCCTGTACACCATGTATGTCACCTGGTCAGCCATGTCCAACAACCCCA ACCGGAATTGTAACCCCAGTCTGTTGAGTTTGGTTCAGTCCAACGGTCCTACTCCAACAGCACCTTCTCCGACACAAGCGCCTCATGTCCAGTGGTGGGATGCACAGGGCATTGTGGGATTGATCATCTTCTTGTTCTGCACTCTCTACGCCAG CATCCGCTCCTCCAACAACGCCCAGGTCAACAAGCTGATGCAGACGGAGGAGGGCCAAGGTCTGACCGTCTCCGAGGCCCCGGTAGGGGAGGACGGAGTCAGACGAGCCATAGACAACGAAGAGGAGAGCGTCACCTACAGCTACTCCTTTTTCCACTTCTGCCTCTTTCTGGCCTCCCTCTACATCATGATGACCCTCACCAACTGGTACAA GCCCGATGACAACACGCAGACCATGAAGACATCTATGCCAGCTGTGTGGGTGAAGATTTGCTCCAGCTGGCTTGGCTTGGCCATCTTCCTCTGGACCCTGGTTGCCCCGCTGGTGCTCCCAGGCAGAGATTTCACCTAG
- the serinc2 gene encoding serine incorporator 2 isoform X2, with translation MSRLAFSFLLLLGTFVSVIMILPGMEDHLKRIPGFCVGGSTLIGIENKVNCDIIVGYKSVYRMCFAMACFFFLFAVIMIRVRSSKDPRATIQNSFWFFKFLLLVGIAVGAFFIPDDTFTAVWYYFGVVGSFIFIIIQLILLVDFAHSWNQSWLEKAEEGNTKCWFAALLTVTLVNFALAFTAVVLFYVFYTQPDDCTEHKVFISLNLIFCIIVSIVSILPKVQEAQPSSGLLQASLISLYTMYVTWSAMSNNPNRNCNPSLLSLVQSNGPTPTAPSPTQAPHVQWWDAQGIVGLIIFLFCTLYASIRSSNNAQVNKLMQTEEGQGLTVSEAPVGEDGVRRAIDNEEESVTYSYSFFHFCLFLASLYIMMTLTNWYKPDDNTQTMKTSMPAVWVKICSSWLGLAIFLWTLVAPLVLPGRDFT, from the exons ATGAGCcgactggccttctccttcctGTTGCTGCTGGGGACATTCGTGTCTGTCATTATGATTCTCCCAGGCATGGAGGACCATCTTAAACGG ATTCCAGGTTTCTGTGTTGGAGGCAGTACCTTAATTGGAATAGAAAACAAGGTTAACTGTGACATCATAGTCGGATACAAGTCGGTGTACCGCATGTGCTTCGCCATGGcttgcttcttcttcctctttgccGTCATCATGATCCGCGTGCGCAGCAGCAAAGACCCCCGAGCCACCATCCAAAATAG TTTCTGGTTCTTCAAGTTCCTGTTGTTGGTTGGCATAGCTGTGGGAGCTTTTTTCATTCCAGATGACACATTTACTGCAG TATGGTATTACTTTGGAGTGGTGGGctctttcatcttcatcatcatccaacTCATCCTACTGGTGGATTTTGCACATTCCTGGAATCAGTCCTGGCTGGAGAAGGCAGAGGAAGGAAACACCAAGTGCTGGTTTGCAG CTCTGCTGACCGTCACCTTGGTCAACTTTGCGTTGGCTTTCACAGCTGTTGTTCTTTTCTATGTGTTTTACACCCAACCTGATGACTGTACGGAGCACAAGGTCTTCATCAGCCTCAATTTGATATTCTGCATCATTGTGTCCATCGTTTCTATTCTTCCCAAAGTTCAG GAGGCTCAGCCCAGTTCAGGCCTGCTCCAGGCCTCCCTGATCTCCCTGTACACCATGTATGTCACCTGGTCAGCCATGTCCAACAACCCCA ACCGGAATTGTAACCCCAGTCTGTTGAGTTTGGTTCAGTCCAACGGTCCTACTCCAACAGCACCTTCTCCGACACAAGCGCCTCATGTCCAGTGGTGGGATGCACAGGGCATTGTGGGATTGATCATCTTCTTGTTCTGCACTCTCTACGCCAG CATCCGCTCCTCCAACAACGCCCAGGTCAACAAGCTGATGCAGACGGAGGAGGGCCAAGGTCTGACCGTCTCCGAGGCCCCGGTAGGGGAGGACGGAGTCAGACGAGCCATAGACAACGAAGAGGAGAGCGTCACCTACAGCTACTCCTTTTTCCACTTCTGCCTCTTTCTGGCCTCCCTCTACATCATGATGACCCTCACCAACTGGTACAA GCCCGATGACAACACGCAGACCATGAAGACATCTATGCCAGCTGTGTGGGTGAAGATTTGCTCCAGCTGGCTTGGCTTGGCCATCTTCCTCTGGACCCTGGTTGCCCCGCTGGTGCTCCCAGGCAGAGATTTCACCTAG